Within Methyloversatilis discipulorum, the genomic segment TGCTGCGCGGTGGCGCGGGCCGGCCGAACTATGATTCGGTCAGCATCGCGCTGGCCGAACAGGCGCTGATCAAGGCCGGCCTGCCGCCCAATATCGTGGTCGATTGTTCGCACGCCAACTCGTTCAAGAAGCCCGAGATGCAGCCGCTGGTGCTGGCCGACGTGGCGGGGCAGATCCGCGACGGCAACCGCTCCATCGTCGGCGTCATGATCGAAAGTCATCTCGAAGCAGGCAACCAGCCGATTCCGAAGGATCTGTCGCAGTTGCGCTATGGCTGTTCGGTCACCGATGGATGCGTGGACTGGGCCACCACCGAGCGCATGCTGCGCGAACTGGCCGCCACCGCAGGCCCGGCACTGAAGCGCCGGATGGCTGCCGGCTGAGGCCTGCTCAGGCGGTGTGCCGCAGCGCGCCCTTCAGCAGTGTGCGTATGGTGGCTGGCTCGAAGGGCTTGTCGCAGATGCCGGACACGCCGGCCTGCTCCACGGCGGCCAGGCGCCCCATGTCGGATTCGCTGGTCACCATCAGGATGGGCACGGAAGCCTGCCAGCTTTGCTGGCGCACGTACTCGACCAGCGCCTGTCCGTCCATCTCCGGCATGTTGTAGTCGGTCACCACCAGATCGAACAGGGTCTGCTCCAGCAACTTCACCGCTTCGCTGCCATCGCCAGCCTCGACGATGTCGCTGAGCCCCATGTTCTCCAGCACGCGGCGCATGAAGCGGCGCGCATTGCCGCTGTCATCGACCAGCAGCACGCGCAGCGATTCGTAGTCGATGTCTTCATCGGGCGATGCATCGTCGGCGAGAAAATCGAGCGTAGCCGCCAGTACCCGCTGCAGTTGGGCGCTGCTGAAGGGCTTGGGCAGGATGCCG encodes:
- a CDS encoding response regulator, which produces MTPDLFNLDVLLVEPSPTQNRIIRERAAAVGIMQMREAEGVQSALAAMQAKVPDVVISALYLPDGDGTGLVQAMRNTPELQHVAFVLVSSETRPQALDAVRQSGVCGILPKPFSSAQLQRVLAATLDFLADDASPDEDIDYESLRVLLVDDSGNARRFMRRVLENMGLSDIVEAGDGSEAVKLLEQTLFDLVVTDYNMPEMDGQALVEYVRQQSWQASVPILMVTSESDMGRLAAVEQAGVSGICDKPFEPATIRTLLKGALRHTA